The Deltaproteobacteria bacterium genome segment GTTGTGAAAAACAATGTTCGGAAAATTCGTGAAGAGCTTTTGATGAGCAAGGCGGAACTGGGGCGCAAGGCGGGGCTTTCGGCGCTGACGATCGACCGCGTGGAATCGGGAATGGATTGCCGGATGGACACGAAGCGGAAAATCATGCTCGCGCTGGGGTTGAAGCTGTCCGACAAAGACAAGGTGTTTCCC includes the following:
- a CDS encoding XRE family transcriptional regulator, yielding MSKAELGRKAGLSALTIDRVESGMDCRMDTKRKIMLALGLKLSDKDKVFP